The proteins below are encoded in one region of Rhododendron vialii isolate Sample 1 chromosome 7a, ASM3025357v1:
- the LOC131333912 gene encoding probable serine/threonine-protein kinase PIX13 isoform X1 translates to MGNCLGTPVENHSLIVTQPSTPVESKENAIKQSKSRNNRHGAENRGSTVAGGGCAAAEKRSPIVRKPSTPDDSKGKAIRQSKSSNNRHGDENGGSAAAGGGVAAAEAVPPSGRIITPNLKMFTYAELKSATRSFRPETVVGEGGFGKVFKGWVDGETLAPSKPGVGMPVAIKKSNPDSWQGLQEWKAEVEFLGKFSHPNLVKLLGYCWEDRQFLLIYEYMEGGSLETHLFRKGGDPIPWDTRLNIATGAAQGLTFLHTTENQVIYRDFKASNILLDGDFNAKLSDFGLAKLGPADGDTHVTTRIIGTYGYAAPEYVATGHLYVKSDVYGFGVMLLELLTGLKVVDLNRPNGAHNLLDWAKPSLAEKRKLKKIMDPRLENQYPPKAAVQAAELVLKCLESEPRHRPTMEEVLVTLQHINSIKMNPKDSKASEKYPAALRHHQTPGNSHRYSQDRYPLHRNNGGMVEPPHPSPR, encoded by the exons atgggaaacTGTTTGGGAACCCCGGTGGAGAATCATAGCCTTATCGTCACCCAACCATCAACCCCAG TTGAAAGCAAAGAAAACGCAATAAAGCAGAGCAAAAGCCGCAACAACAGACACGGAGCTGAAAACAGAGGGTCCACCGTGGCGGGAGGCGGATGTGCGGCGGCGGAGAAACGCAGCCCAATCGTCCGCAAACCATCAACGCCAG ATGACAGCAAAGGAAAGGCAATCAGGCAGAGCAAAAGCAGTAACAACAGACACGGAGATGAAAACGGAGGGTCGGCGGCGGCAGGAGGCGGAGTTGCGGCGGCGGAGGCGGTGCCGCCGAGCGGGAGAATTATAACTCCGAACTTGAAAATGTTTACTTATGCGGAACTGAAGAGTGCAACAAGGAGCTTCAGGCCGGAGACGGTGGTCGGAGAGGGAGGATTCGGGAAGGTTTTCAAGGGTTGGGTGGATGGGGAGACCTTGGCGCCGTCGAAACCCGGCGTGGGAATGCCGGTCGCCATCAAGAAATCTAATCCTGATAGTTGGCAAGGACTCCAAGAGTGGAAG GCGGAGGTGGAGTTCTTGGGGAAATTTAGCCATCCAAATCTTGTTAAACTCTTGGGTTATTGCTGGGAAGACAGACAATTCCTCCTAATTTACGAATATATGGAGGGAGGAAGCTTAGAAACCCACCTCTTCAGAA AGGGTGGAGATCCTATTCCATGGGATACGCGGCTCAACATTGCCACAGGGGCGGCTCAAGGCCTCACTTTCTTGCACACAACAGAGAATCAAGTGATCTACCGTGATTTCAAGGCATCGAATATATTGCTCGATGGG GATTTCAATGCAAAGCTTTCGGATTTTGGGTTGGCAAAGTTGGGTCCTGCTGACGGCGACACACACGTCACAACACGCATTATTGGTACATATGGTTACGCGGCTCCCGAGTACGTCGCCACGGGTCATTTGTATGTGAAGAGCGACGTCTATGGTTTTGGAGTGATGTTGCTCGAACTATTAACAGGCCTAAAGGTGGTTGACTTAAACCGACCCAATGGAGCTCATAACTTGTTAGACTGGGCAAAACCTTCCCTAGCTGAAAAAAGAAAGCTGAAGAAAATCATGGACCCAAGGCTGGAGAATCAGTACCCTCCAAAAGCTGCAGTCCAAGCAGCTGAACTTGTATTAAAATGCCTGGAATCAGAACCAAGGCACCGCCCAACCATGGAAGAAGTCTTGGTGACACTACAACATATTAACTCCATCAAGATGAATCCTAAGGATTCTAAAGCAAGTGAAAAATATCCTGCGGCCCTTCGCCACCACCAAACACCTGGAAATTCCCATCGGTATAGTCAGGATCGCTATCCACTTCACCGCAACAACGGTGGAATGGTGGAGCCCCCTCACCCTAGCCCCCGATGA
- the LOC131333913 gene encoding probable serine/threonine-protein kinase PBL21: protein MLRCFSCGGNRQLKDIDDGMVVRSSNSSGSEHGSRRRLFTGRGNENGSQKGNVARSFTFRELSTATRNFRESNLIGEGGFGRVFKGRLDSGQIVAIKQLNLNGFQGNQEFIVEVLMLSLLHHPNLVNLIGYCTDGDQRLLVYEYMQMGSLEDHLFDIEPDKEPLDWSTRIKIAVGAARGLEYLHCKANPPVIYRDLKSANILLDENFYPKLSDFGLAKLGPVGDNTHVSTRVVGTFGYCAPEYAMSGKLTLKSDIYSFGVLLLELITGRKAIDLSRKAGEQNLIVWSRPFLNNPKNFVRLADPRLQGSFHVRALYQAIAITAMCLRETANLRPLIGDIVVALEYLASQSNKKSNRGLPRSPPSPSPSPSPSPLKHGNDSLSRDRDFRGFSSI, encoded by the exons atgttgaggTGCTTTTCATGCGGGGGAAATAGGCAACTAAAGGATATTGACGATGGAATGGTCGTTCGCTCATCTAACTCTTCTGGTTCTG AGCATGGGAGTAGAAGACGTTTATTTACCGGTAGAGGCAATGAAAACGGCAGCCAAAAGGGCAATGTGGCCCGTAGCTTCACATTCCGCGAGCTTTCTACAGCGACTAGAAACTTTAGGGAATCGAATTTGATTGGGGAAGGAGGTTTTGGAAGAGTTTTCAAGGGCCGTCTAGATTCTGGGCAG ATTGTTGCAATTAAACAACTTAATCTCAATGGGTTTCAAGGAAACCAGGAATTTATTGTTGAGGTTCTTATGTTGAGCCTACTGCATCATCCCAACCTTGTTAACCTGATTGGCTATTGCACTGATGGAGATCAAAGACTTTTGGTTTATGAGTACATGCAGATGGGTAGCTTGGAGGATCATCTTTTTG ATATTGAACCTGACAAAGAGCCACTGGATTGGAGCACCAGAATAAAGATAGCTGTTGGTGCAGCTCGGGGCCTTGAGTATCTCCACTGCAAAGCAAATCCACCAGTTATCTACCGCGACCTTAAATCTGCAAATATACTGTTGGACGAAAACTTCTATCCTAAACTCTCAGATTTTGGGCTTGCTAAATTGGGTCCCGTTGGTGACAATACCCATGTTTCAACAAGAGTAGTCGGAACATTTGGATACTGTGCCCCGGAGTATGCCATGAGTGGCAAATTGACTTTGAAATCTGACATCTATAGCTTTGGTGTCCTTCTATTGGAGCTGATCACTGGGCGTAAGGCGATTGACCTCTCTAGAAAGGCCGGTGAGCAGAACCTTATTGTTTGG TCTCGTCCTTTCTTAAACAATCCAAAGAACTTCGTTCGATTGGCTGATCCCAGGCTGCAAGGAAGCTTCCATGTCCGTGCTTTGTACCAAGCAATTGCCATTACTGCAATGTGTCTTCGGGAGACAGCAAATCTTCGCCCCCTCATTGGTGATATTGTTGTAGCACTGGAGTACTTGGCCTCTCAATCTAATAAAAAGTCAAATAGGGGTCTGCCTCGCTCTCccccatcaccatcaccatcaccatcaccatcaccattgAAGCACGGCAACGACTCGCTTTCTCGAGATCGAGATTTTAGAGGCTTTTCATCTATTTGA
- the LOC131333912 gene encoding probable serine/threonine-protein kinase PIX13 isoform X2, with the protein MGNCLGTPVENHSLIVTQPSTPDDSKGKAIRQSKSSNNRHGDENGGSAAAGGGVAAAEAVPPSGRIITPNLKMFTYAELKSATRSFRPETVVGEGGFGKVFKGWVDGETLAPSKPGVGMPVAIKKSNPDSWQGLQEWKAEVEFLGKFSHPNLVKLLGYCWEDRQFLLIYEYMEGGSLETHLFRKGGDPIPWDTRLNIATGAAQGLTFLHTTENQVIYRDFKASNILLDGDFNAKLSDFGLAKLGPADGDTHVTTRIIGTYGYAAPEYVATGHLYVKSDVYGFGVMLLELLTGLKVVDLNRPNGAHNLLDWAKPSLAEKRKLKKIMDPRLENQYPPKAAVQAAELVLKCLESEPRHRPTMEEVLVTLQHINSIKMNPKDSKASEKYPAALRHHQTPGNSHRYSQDRYPLHRNNGGMVEPPHPSPR; encoded by the exons atgggaaacTGTTTGGGAACCCCGGTGGAGAATCATAGCCTTATCGTCACCCAACCATCAACCCCAG ATGACAGCAAAGGAAAGGCAATCAGGCAGAGCAAAAGCAGTAACAACAGACACGGAGATGAAAACGGAGGGTCGGCGGCGGCAGGAGGCGGAGTTGCGGCGGCGGAGGCGGTGCCGCCGAGCGGGAGAATTATAACTCCGAACTTGAAAATGTTTACTTATGCGGAACTGAAGAGTGCAACAAGGAGCTTCAGGCCGGAGACGGTGGTCGGAGAGGGAGGATTCGGGAAGGTTTTCAAGGGTTGGGTGGATGGGGAGACCTTGGCGCCGTCGAAACCCGGCGTGGGAATGCCGGTCGCCATCAAGAAATCTAATCCTGATAGTTGGCAAGGACTCCAAGAGTGGAAG GCGGAGGTGGAGTTCTTGGGGAAATTTAGCCATCCAAATCTTGTTAAACTCTTGGGTTATTGCTGGGAAGACAGACAATTCCTCCTAATTTACGAATATATGGAGGGAGGAAGCTTAGAAACCCACCTCTTCAGAA AGGGTGGAGATCCTATTCCATGGGATACGCGGCTCAACATTGCCACAGGGGCGGCTCAAGGCCTCACTTTCTTGCACACAACAGAGAATCAAGTGATCTACCGTGATTTCAAGGCATCGAATATATTGCTCGATGGG GATTTCAATGCAAAGCTTTCGGATTTTGGGTTGGCAAAGTTGGGTCCTGCTGACGGCGACACACACGTCACAACACGCATTATTGGTACATATGGTTACGCGGCTCCCGAGTACGTCGCCACGGGTCATTTGTATGTGAAGAGCGACGTCTATGGTTTTGGAGTGATGTTGCTCGAACTATTAACAGGCCTAAAGGTGGTTGACTTAAACCGACCCAATGGAGCTCATAACTTGTTAGACTGGGCAAAACCTTCCCTAGCTGAAAAAAGAAAGCTGAAGAAAATCATGGACCCAAGGCTGGAGAATCAGTACCCTCCAAAAGCTGCAGTCCAAGCAGCTGAACTTGTATTAAAATGCCTGGAATCAGAACCAAGGCACCGCCCAACCATGGAAGAAGTCTTGGTGACACTACAACATATTAACTCCATCAAGATGAATCCTAAGGATTCTAAAGCAAGTGAAAAATATCCTGCGGCCCTTCGCCACCACCAAACACCTGGAAATTCCCATCGGTATAGTCAGGATCGCTATCCACTTCACCGCAACAACGGTGGAATGGTGGAGCCCCCTCACCCTAGCCCCCGATGA
- the LOC131333914 gene encoding glycosyltransferase family 92 protein Os08g0121900-like, whose amino-acid sequence MAQKIRTTTFVFIALIIPLVCLYHQLVFPKPPALISAVNVLPPPFPLPSFPQPNPNNAIIRPEEQVVEEDEEKLSNPNNAIIKEEEDKQSNRNVIPTVSILLPAWEILVIISPGTPLPMDYDTGKYTCLFPNNDTSPAKPSGILPFPYRATFKCNLPERVRRRLPYAQPVLTKSPENPPERKTPVPELLRWNFLVYDSLSTENDVILFVKGLNNRQGVNRAPNKFRCVFSVGDDVFNGVRTAVTTSIQEVFRCRRPELSGVSSSDDKPIKISLEIPDQNLVVPSVAYYAPPRKVTPDQLKSLLCACTMVYNAAKFLKEWVVYHSEIGIEKFVLYDNGSDDNLERVVAELVEQGYNVTTLFWLWPKTQEAGFSHCAVNAKDSCTWMAYIDVDEFVYSPSWINLSNPSDEMLKSLLPKKSSHGIGGTVGQVMINCYEFGPSNQKSHPVNGVTQGYNCRRKEENRHKSIVLLDAIEESLLNVIHHFQLKDGYKVKKVDLQGAVVNHYKFQAWSEFKTKFRRRVSAYVVDWMQAMNLESKDRTPGLGYAPVEPQEWPEKFCEVYDNRLKDLTRRWFGVESQSGYRMAWQI is encoded by the coding sequence ATGGCCCAAAAAATTCGCACAACTACTTTTGTCTTCATAGCATTGATCATCCCCTTAGTTTGTTTATATCACCAATTAGTATTTCCCAAACCACCAGCATTAATCTCTGCAGTCAATGTCCTCCCACCTCCATTCCCGCTACCGTCCTTTCCCCAACCCAACCCCAATAACGCAATCATCCGACCCGAAGAACAAGTAGTAGAAGAGGATGAAGAAAAACTGAGCAATCCCAATAACGCAAttatcaaagaagaagaagacaaacaGAGCAATCGCAACGTTATCCCTACGGTTTCGATTCTGCTTCCGGCTTGGGAAATCCTCGTTATAATCTCTCCGGGGACTCCGCTTCCGATGGACTACGACACCGGCAAATACACCTGCCTCTTCCCTAACAACGATACTTCCCCGGCGAAACCTTCTGGAATCCTACCGTTTCCTTATCGTGCCACATTTAAATGCAATTTACCGGAGAGAGTCCGCCGTCGATTACCTTACGCACAGCCTGTTCTAACGAAGTCGCCGGAGAATCCGCCTGAGAGGAAAACTCCTGTGCCGGAGCTGCTCCGATGGAACTTTCTCGTATACGACTCGCTATCAACAGAAAACGACGTCATATTATTCGTGAAGGGATTGAACAATCGCCAAGGCGTAAACAGAGCGCCGAACAAATTTAGGTGCGTGTTCAGCGTCGGCGATGATGTCTTTAACGGCGTAAGAACGGCCGTAACGACCTCAATACAAGAGGTGTTCCGCTGTCGACGCCCCGAGCTTAGCGGCGTTTCATCTTCTGACGATAAGCCAATCAAAATCTCGTTAGAGATTCCGGACCAAAATCTTGTGGTCCCCTCCGTGGCGTACTACGCTCCCCCGCGCAAGGTAACACCAGACCAGCTGAAATCGCTACTATGCGCGTGCACCATGGTGTACAATGCCGCCAAGTTTTTGAAAGAGTGGGTGGTGTATCACTCCGAGATCGGGATCGAGAAATTCGTACTTTACGACAACGGCAGCGACGACAATTTGGAGAGAGTCGTGGCTGAGCTTGTGGAACAAGGCTACAATGTGACCACTTTGTTTTGGCTGTGGCCTAAGACGCAAGAGGCTGGGTTCTCTCATTGCGCGGTTAACGCCAAAGACTCGTGCACCTGGATGGCATACATCGATGTCGATGAGTTTGTTTACTCACCGTCGTGGATTAATTTATCGAATCCCTCAGATGAGATGTTGAAATCTCTCTTGCCAAAGAAATCTTCGCATGGAATTGGTGGTACTGTTGGGCAAGTGATGATTAATTGTTACGAGTTTGGACCGTCGAATCAGAAATCGCACCCGGTCAATGGAGTGACGCAGGGGTACAATTGTcgaaggaaggaagaaaacaGACACAAGTCTATTGTTTTGTTGGATGCAATCGAGGAGTCGTTGCTTAATGTGATACACCATTTCCAGTTGAAGGATGGGTAcaaggtgaagaaagtggactTGCAAGGGGCGGTGGTGAACCACTACAAGTTCCAAGCGTGGTCGGAATTTAAGACCAAGTTTCGGAGGCGGGTGTCGGCTTACGTAGTGGATTGGATGCAAGCGATGAATCTCGAGTCGAAGGATAGGACACCGGGATTAGGTTATGCGCCTGTTGAGCCCCAAGAGTGGCCGGAGAAGTTTTGTGAGGTGTACGATAACCGGCTGAAGGATTTGACGCGGAGATGGTTCGGGGTTGAATCGCAATCTGGGTACCGCATGGCTTGGCAAATATGA
- the LOC131333911 gene encoding catalase isozyme 1 has product MDPQKYRPSSAYNSPFWTTNSGAPVWNNNSSLTVGTRGPILLEDYHLVEKLANFDRERIPERVVHARGASAKGFFEVTHDISHLTCADFLRAPGVQTPVIVRFSTVIHERGSPETLRDPRGFAVKFYTREGNFDLVGNNFPVFFVRDGMKFPDMVHALKPNPKSHIQENWRILDFFSHHPESLHMFTFLFDDLGVPQDYRHMEGSGVNTYTLINKAGKAQYVKFHWKPTCGVKCLLEEEAIQVGGSNHSHATKDLYDSIAAGSYPEWKLFIQTIDPDHEDRFDFDPLDVTKTWPEDILPLQPVGRLVLNKNIDNFFAENEQLAFCPAIIVPGVYYSDDKLLQTRIFSYADTQRHRLGPNYLQLPANAPKCAHHNNHHEGFMNFMHRDEEVNYFPSRFDPARHAERFPMPPPVLTGRREKCIIEKENNFKQPGERYRSWATDRQERFICRWVEALSDPRVTHEIRSIWISYWSQADKSLGQKIANRLNVRPSF; this is encoded by the exons ATGGATCCGCAAAAG TACCGTCCTTCAAGTGCTTACAACTCTCCTTTCTGGACAACAAACTCCGGTGCTCCAGTGTGGAACAATAACTCATCATTGACTGTTGGAACCAGag GTCCAATTCTTCTGGAGGATTATCACTTGGTGGAGAAACTTGCCAATTTTGACCGGGAGCGTATCCCAGAACGTGTTGTCCATGCAAGGGGGGCCAGTGCCAAGGGTTTTTTCGAGGTTACTCACGATATTTCTCACCTTACATGTGCTGATTTTCTGCGAGCCCCAGGGGTACAGACTCCTGTTATTGTTCGCTTTTCCACTGTCATCCATGAACGTGGTAGCCCTGAAACCTTGAGGGATCCTCGAGGTTTTGCAGTGAAGTTTTACACCAGGGAG GGTAACTTTGATCTGGTGGGAAACAATTTCCCCGTTTTCTTCGTGCGTGATGGAATGAAGTTCCCAGACATGGTCCATGCTCTTAAACCTAACCCCAAGTCACACATCCAGGAGAATTGGAGAATCCTCGACTTCTTTTCCCACCACCCAGAGAGTTTGCATATGTTCACCTTCCTTTTTGACGATTTGGGTGTTCCGCAAGACTACAGGCATATGGAAGGCTCCGGTGTTAATACCTATACTTTAATCAACAAAGCTGGGAAGGCTCAGTATGTCAAGTTTCACTGGAAACCTACTTGCGGAGTGAAGTGTTTGTTGGAGGAAGAGGCCATTCAGGTTGGGGGTTCTAACCACAGCCATGCAACCAAGGATCTCTATGATTCAATAGCAGCTGGGAGCTATCCCGAATGGAAACTTTTCATCCAGACGATTGATCCGGATCATGAAGACAgatttgattttgatccacttGATGTGACAAAGACATGGCCGGAAGACATCTTGCCACTTCAGCCAGTGGGCCGCTTGGTCTTGAATAAGAACATTGATAACTTCTTTGCCGAGAATGAGCAGCTTGCATTTTGCCCTGCTATCATCGTACCAGGTGTCTACTACTCGGACGACAAGTTGCTTCAAACTCGGATATTCTCTTATGCTGATACTCAGAGGCATCGTCTTGGACCTAACTATCTGCAACTCCCAGCTAATGCTCCCAAGTGTGCTCATCATAACAATCATCATGAGGGTTTCATGAATTTCATGCACAGGGACGAGGAG GTAAATTACTTCCCATCGAGGTTTGATCCTGCTCGTCATGCTGAGAGATTCCCAATGCCGCCTCCTGTTTTGACAGGAAGGCGTGAAAAG TGCATTATTGAGAAAGAGAACAACTTCAAGCAGCCTGGAGAGAGATACCGATCTTGGGCAACAGACAG GCAAGAGCGGTTTATCTGCCGATGGGTTGAGGCTTTATCTGATCCTCGTGTCACCCATGAGATCCGTAGTATCTGGATCTCATACTGGTCCCAG GCTGATAAGTCCTTGGGTCAGAAGATAGCAAATCGCCTGAATGTCAGACCAAGCTTTTGA
- the LOC131333915 gene encoding uncharacterized protein LOC131333915 — protein sequence MGKGAAAAAAAETKKRKKKGRPSLLDLQKRNLKQQEEQQKEKHPITPNPNSNRRSTRHNPASDLKPGNNDDDDDDERKEKKVKPLVRLPPSVSLNSASEASDSNADGDKPEINHFTHRSAHQLEKVQKAMDTLHGPTLDSGPTTPLPDKTLLVFILDRLQKKDTYGVFSEPVDPDELPDYHEIIDHPMDFQTVRKKLDEDRYSNLEEFEADVFLICLNAMEYNASDTVYFRQARTIQEVAKRDFQNLRQVNDDGEPQPRIVRRGRPPGKNPKSSFGSPPIERVGPESTSDATLATGGDNGAGSNSYNFRRGPISSRFQSNDALFRTSNQYRNNETCIDWSIDWNSEFPASVLKAEAKHAKKQFSSDENRRATYKKLHPSAFGHESSVLATLSGDVKQLMKVGLHAEHGYARSLSRFAANLGPAVWKIASMKIKNALPAGVEFGPGWVGVNDASPRSPSGSLEQKSSNKSSLSRKEDMVESIRAQNSDIDSSTLRSGVGGISHGPSFQTLQKHMLNPDRNGFNGVLHYDHILQMASAPSQMLGVVNHIISEPKLPGSSSNAHVVNISNPSTAPDLQTRPEVALSGLQPWQGLPAHGRQYSIPVPPDLNVRFQAQGSPNSSFRIGSPQQPDLALQL from the exons ATGGGTAaaggagcagcagcagcagcagcagcagagacgaagaagaggaagaagaaaggaCGTCCCTCTCTCCTAGATCTCCAAAAACGCAATCTTaaacaacaagaagaacaacaaaaagagAAACACCCAATTACTCCCAACCCTAATTCCAACCGCCGATCAACACGCCACAATCCGGCTTCCGACTTGAAACCCGGAAAcaacgacgacgatgacgacgacgagcgaaaagagaaaaaggtcAAGCCTTTGGTCCGTTTGCCCCCTTCCGTGTCCTTGAATTCGGCTTCTGAAGCCTCTGATTCCAATGCTGATGGCGACAAACCTGAGATCAATCACTTTACTCACAGATCTGCTCATCAG TTGGAAAAGGTTCAGAAAGCGATGGACACTCTACATG GGCCGACGTTGGACTCTGGACCCACAACACCTTTGCCAGACAAAACGTTGTTGGTGTTCATCCTTGACAGGCTTCAAAa GAAAGACACTTATGGGGTATTCTCAGAGCCCGTTGATCCTGATGAG CTTCCTGATTACCATGAAATCATAGATCATCCAATGGATTTTCAAACAGTCAGGAAGAAACTGGACGAGGATCGCTATTCCAACTTGGAAGAGTTTGAG GCAGATGTGTTTTTGATATGTTTGAATGCAATGGAGTATAATGCTTCAGATACCGTTTACTTTCGACAG GCACGGACCATACAAGAGGTGGCAAAAAGGGACTTTCAGAATTTGAGACAAGTCAACGATGATGGTGAACCACAACCCAGAATTGTGCGAAGAGGCAGGCCACCTGGCAAGAACCCGAAATCATCCTTTGGGAGTCCTCCAATTGAGCGTGTTGGTCCTGAGTCTACCTCCGATGCTACTCTTGCTACTGGGGGTGATAATGGGGCTGGGTCTAACTCTTACAACTTCAGAAGAGGACCTATATCATCCAGGTTTCAATCCAATGATGCGTTGTTCAGGACCTCTAACCAATATCGCAATAATGAAACATGTATTGACTGGTCGATTGACTGGAATAGTGAATTTCCAG CTTCCGTTTTGAAGGCTGAGGCAAAACATGCAAAGAAACAATTTTCTTCAGATGAGAACAGGCGTGCCACCTACAAAAAACTCCATCCTTCAGCTTTTGGTCACGAGTCTTCTGTGTTGGCTACCCTCAGTGGAGACGTGAAGCAGTTAATGAAG gtGGGTCTACATGCAGAGCATGGTTATGCCAGAAGCCTATCTCGATTTGCTGCAAATTTGGGGCCTGCTGTTTGGAAAATTGCTTCGATGAAAATCAAGAATGCTTTGCCTGCTGGAGTAGAGTTTGGTCCTGGATGGGTAGGAGTAAATGATGCATCACCACGGTCGCCATCTGGATCCCTTGAGCAGAAATCTTCAAACAAGTCTTCTTTGTCTCGTAAAGAAGATATGGTTGAATCTATACGTGCACAAAATTCCGATATCGACTCTTCCACACTGAGGAGTGGTGTTGGTGGAATTAGCCATGGACCTTCATTCCAGACTTTGCAAAAACACATGCTTAATCCGGATAGGAATGGGTTCAACGGTGTGTTGCATTACGATCATATATTGCAAATGGCTTCTGCGCCTTCTCAAATGCTCGGTGTGGTAAACCATATAATTTCAGAACCCAAATTGCCTGGAAGTTCTAGTAATGCTCATGTTGTAAATATTTCAAACCCTAGTACTGCACCTGATTTACAAACAAGACCTGAAGTGGCACTTTCTGGGCTGCAACCTTGGCAAGGGCTCCCAGCGCATGGAAGACAGTATTCTATACCGGTGCCACCTGATTTGAATGTCCGATTCCAGGCACAAGGCTCGCCTAATTCCAGTTTCCGTATTGGTTCACCACAGCAGCCAGATTTAGCATTGCAGCTCTAA